In Flavobacterium sp. N3904, one DNA window encodes the following:
- a CDS encoding phospholipase D-like domain-containing protein, producing the protein MLERVTQTPICQENNNYQEKETLVHSGEDYFLRAQNIILNAQSVIHIQMYIFENDATGIEIINALKKVAKQNVKIYILLDGFGSYSFPNVILKELTQLGINIRFFSPFFSGNNFYIGRRLHHKIIVADGTIALIGGINISNKYRGTTTESPWLDYAIQIENNKTAIQLEQLCQNIYFKHKRTHRLNFQSVFYSNKKSTVTVLQNDWLKRNNQITIAYVKSIQKAQKEVIIIGCYFLPGRRFTKVLKKAAKRGVKIRLILSGISDIPLMQRATYHLYSSLLQNNIDLYEWDKSVLHGKVALVDNKWATIGSFNLNHLSSYGSIETNVVIESAKFAKNLASNLNTVISQCEKITSETIERKSSLFTIIANWLSYQFVRATLIIITYIPYNRFLNKYREEN; encoded by the coding sequence ATGTTAGAACGAGTAACACAAACGCCAATTTGTCAAGAAAACAATAACTATCAAGAAAAGGAAACTCTTGTTCACAGCGGAGAAGATTATTTTTTGCGTGCCCAAAACATTATTTTAAATGCTCAATCAGTGATTCACATTCAAATGTACATCTTTGAAAATGATGCTACTGGTATAGAAATTATTAATGCTTTAAAAAAAGTAGCGAAACAAAATGTAAAAATCTATATTCTTCTTGACGGGTTTGGTTCATACTCTTTTCCTAATGTAATATTGAAGGAACTAACTCAGTTGGGAATTAACATCCGTTTCTTTTCTCCTTTTTTTTCCGGAAACAATTTTTATATCGGTCGAAGATTGCATCATAAAATAATTGTTGCTGATGGAACTATAGCTCTTATTGGTGGAATCAATATTTCAAACAAATACAGAGGGACAACAACAGAGAGTCCTTGGCTTGATTATGCCATCCAAATAGAAAACAACAAAACAGCAATACAACTAGAACAATTGTGCCAAAACATCTACTTTAAACACAAAAGAACACATAGGCTAAATTTCCAATCAGTTTTCTATTCGAATAAAAAATCAACTGTTACCGTTCTACAAAATGATTGGCTGAAGAGAAACAATCAAATTACTATCGCTTATGTAAAGTCAATTCAAAAAGCACAAAAAGAAGTCATAATTATTGGTTGTTATTTTTTACCAGGTCGAAGATTTACAAAAGTCTTAAAAAAGGCAGCCAAGAGAGGTGTCAAAATAAGACTTATTTTATCTGGAATTTCAGACATTCCTTTAATGCAACGAGCTACCTATCACTTATATTCCTCCCTTCTACAAAACAACATTGATTTATACGAATGGGACAAGTCCGTTTTACATGGCAAAGTGGCTTTGGTAGATAATAAATGGGCGACTATTGGCTCATTCAATTTGAATCATTTGAGCTCCTATGGAAGCATCGAAACAAATGTAGTAATAGAGTCCGCAAAATTTGCAAAAAATCTAGCATCCAATTTAAATACCGTCATTTCTCAATGCGAAAAAATTACAAGCGAAACTATTGAACGAAAAAGCAGTCTATTTACAATAATTGCAAACTGGCTTTCCTATCAGTTTGTGAGAGCAACTCTCATAATCATAACTTATATACCTTATAATAGGTTCTTGAACAAATACCGGGAAGAAAACTAA
- a CDS encoding cation-translocating P-type ATPase, whose amino-acid sequence MNWHLLPLSEIAQLLNSSPKGLDSITASELLLEYGKNQIEDQKKKTPLVMFLQQFTDFMIIVLIAAAIISGILGDLIDTIIILAIIIINAIIGFIQEFRAEKAMEALQNMVASTAHVLREENPIEKPSSDLVPGDVILLEAGNSIPADIRFLETHQIKVDESTLTGESHNVEKTAKKLPDGDYSLGDRTNMGFKGTYVTNGRALAYVVATGMNTELGRIAKMIQKEEKSTPLQKRLIAFGKRLSIIILLICTVIFLIGWLRGEVVLVMLLTSISLAVAAIPEALPALVTIALAFGAKRLAKNNALIRKLPAVETLGSVTYICSDKTGTLTLNKMTVKETYEIQNTYSDLALSPSNNLLSAMALNNDVSIDKDEKWLGDSTEVALTQYAHNKNYKKTALEKEFPRIAEFPFDSTRKCMTTLHQTEQGILVITKGAVDMLFDKLDRKQKEHISEIETKVNEMADKGYRVLGYATKSLSCIPEKLNTENIESSLTLIGFAGMIDPPREEVKKAVAECKQAGIIPVMITGDHKLTAKAIAKQLGIISSEGDLVLSGPELSALSETQFESIVEKVRVYARVNPEQKLKIVKALQDKNQFVAMTGDGVNDAPALKNADIGIAMGINGTEVSKEASHMILLDDNFATIVKAVKHGRRIFDNILKFIKYTMTSNSGEIWAIFLAPFLGLPIPLLAIHILWINLVTDGLPGLALVSEPSETNIMSRPPRSPKENIFAGGMAIHILWVGFLMGAVTLGMQAWAMQYNNHWQTMAFTVLCLSQMGHVMAIRSERESIFKIGVFSNKPMLGALLLTVGLQMMIIYTPFFNTIFRTQPLTVYELIITIAVSSIVFCAVELEKWTKRKWK is encoded by the coding sequence ATGAATTGGCATTTACTTCCATTATCGGAAATTGCACAATTATTAAACTCTTCACCAAAGGGTTTGGATAGCATTACAGCTTCGGAACTTCTATTGGAATATGGAAAAAATCAGATAGAGGATCAAAAAAAGAAAACACCTTTGGTGATGTTTTTGCAGCAATTTACGGACTTTATGATTATCGTGCTAATAGCTGCTGCCATAATTTCCGGTATTTTAGGAGATCTAATAGATACCATCATTATTCTTGCGATTATCATTATCAATGCTATCATAGGATTCATTCAGGAATTTCGGGCCGAAAAAGCAATGGAAGCATTGCAAAATATGGTCGCAAGCACTGCACATGTTTTACGCGAAGAAAATCCAATTGAAAAACCTTCCTCTGATTTAGTTCCGGGAGACGTAATATTACTTGAGGCCGGAAATAGTATTCCTGCCGATATTCGTTTTTTGGAAACCCATCAAATCAAAGTAGATGAATCAACACTAACCGGAGAATCACATAATGTGGAAAAAACAGCAAAGAAACTTCCTGATGGTGATTATAGTTTGGGAGATAGAACAAACATGGGATTCAAAGGCACTTATGTTACGAATGGGAGAGCTCTTGCCTATGTGGTTGCAACTGGCATGAATACTGAACTGGGACGTATTGCCAAAATGATACAAAAAGAAGAAAAATCTACTCCTTTGCAAAAGAGATTGATTGCTTTTGGGAAAAGATTATCGATAATTATACTACTCATCTGTACAGTTATATTCCTAATTGGTTGGTTGCGAGGCGAAGTGGTTTTAGTCATGTTACTTACTTCAATTTCGTTGGCCGTTGCTGCCATTCCCGAAGCATTGCCTGCACTCGTAACCATTGCACTTGCTTTTGGCGCCAAACGATTGGCAAAAAACAACGCCCTGATCCGCAAACTGCCTGCCGTAGAAACATTAGGTTCAGTTACGTACATCTGCTCCGACAAAACCGGCACCCTAACATTAAACAAAATGACTGTTAAGGAAACATACGAAATTCAAAACACTTATTCCGATTTGGCATTGTCCCCCTCAAATAACTTGCTCAGTGCAATGGCATTGAATAATGATGTTTCAATAGATAAAGACGAAAAATGGCTGGGGGATTCTACCGAAGTAGCCTTGACTCAATATGCCCATAATAAAAATTACAAAAAAACTGCATTAGAAAAAGAATTTCCAAGAATAGCAGAGTTCCCCTTTGATTCAACCAGAAAATGCATGACAACATTACACCAAACGGAGCAAGGAATATTGGTCATAACAAAAGGTGCAGTCGATATGCTATTTGATAAATTAGATAGAAAGCAAAAAGAGCACATTTCTGAGATTGAAACCAAAGTGAATGAAATGGCCGACAAAGGATATCGAGTTTTGGGCTATGCAACGAAGTCGTTATCCTGCATTCCAGAAAAACTAAATACCGAAAACATTGAATCCTCATTAACCTTAATAGGATTTGCCGGAATGATTGATCCACCAAGAGAAGAAGTAAAAAAAGCTGTTGCGGAATGTAAACAGGCAGGGATTATTCCGGTAATGATTACTGGCGACCATAAACTTACTGCGAAAGCTATCGCAAAACAATTAGGAATCATCAGTTCTGAAGGTGATTTGGTTTTAAGTGGCCCTGAGCTTTCAGCATTATCTGAAACTCAATTTGAAAGTATTGTAGAAAAAGTAAGGGTATATGCGCGAGTTAATCCGGAACAAAAACTAAAAATTGTAAAAGCATTACAGGACAAAAATCAATTTGTTGCCATGACTGGTGATGGTGTGAATGATGCACCGGCACTAAAAAATGCAGACATCGGAATCGCAATGGGCATTAACGGCACCGAAGTTTCCAAAGAAGCTTCCCACATGATTTTATTGGATGATAATTTTGCCACCATTGTAAAAGCCGTCAAACACGGACGAAGAATATTTGACAACATTCTGAAATTCATCAAATATACTATGACATCAAATTCTGGAGAGATTTGGGCTATATTTTTAGCGCCTTTTTTAGGTTTACCGATACCATTGCTAGCCATACATATACTTTGGATAAACCTTGTTACAGATGGTTTACCCGGACTGGCACTTGTCTCTGAACCATCAGAGACAAATATCATGAGCCGACCTCCAAGAAGTCCAAAGGAAAACATCTTTGCAGGAGGAATGGCAATACACATTTTATGGGTAGGTTTTTTAATGGGGGCTGTCACTCTAGGAATGCAAGCATGGGCAATGCAATACAATAATCATTGGCAAACAATGGCTTTTACTGTATTGTGTCTGAGCCAAATGGGACACGTAATGGCTATTCGTTC